One Helicobacter pylori NCTC 11637 = CCUG 17874 = ATCC 43504 = JCM 12093 genomic window, CTAAAGTGGTGGCTAGAATGGGGCAAAGAGAGCCAATCGTGTGATCGCTCAAGCCAAATTTAACGCCAAAGGTTTCGCCTAATTTAACCATGCTTAATAGGTTAGCGTCTTCTATTTGGCTGGGATAAGCGCTCACGCATTTTAAAAGGGTGATGTCAAAATTATTCACTCCTCTGCACAAAGAAATAGCGTCTTGTAATTCGGTGTGTGTAGCGATACCGCTAGAAAGGATAATGGGCTTTTGTGTGCGAGCGGCCTTTTCAATCAAGTCTAAATCAACGATTTCAAAACTAGCGATTTTATACATGGGGCAATTTAGGCTCTCTAAAAGCTCTAAGGCTTTTGAACTAAAAGGCGAGCTAAAAATGCCCAAATCAAGCTTTCTAGCCAACTCAAACAATTCCGCATGCCACTCTAGGGGGGTAGAAGCCTTTTGATACAATTCATACAGATTTTCTTTATCCCATAAAGTGCCTTGAATGATGAAAGGATCTTCTTTGGAGTTTAAAGTCATGCAACTTGGCGTGTAGGTTTGGAGCTTGACAAAATCCGCGCCGCTTTCCTTAATGGCATGAAGGCTTTCTTTGGCTAGGTTTAAATCCTGGTTATGATTAGCACTCAATTCAGCGACAATTTTAGGGCGTTGTAACATTTTTTTATTTTTCCTTAATCAAAACTTCTTTTTCTAAGCGATAGACTTGAGAGCAAGTGAAGGCTAAATGCTCATCATGCGTGGCTAAAACTAACGCCCCTTCTTTTTCTGTAATGTAATTTTGCAGCATGCTGATGACTTGATTAGCGCTAGTGGTGTCTAAATTTCCGGTGGGTTCATCAGCGATAATGATTTTAGGTTTTTTAGAAAGCACTCTGGCGATGCTTAAACGTTGTTGTTGGCCACCGCTCAATTCACCCACGCCTTGTTTTAGGGTGTGGGCTATGCCTAATTGTTCTAAAAGGGAATGATTTATTTCTTGCTTGGCTAGGATGGAAGCGACTTGCAAGTTTTCTAAAGCGCTAAAACCCTTAAAAAGGTAATGCGATTGGAAGATTATGCCCACTTTTAAGCGCCGTAATTCCAAAAGTTTTTTGGAATTTAAGGCATAAATATCCTGGTGTTCTAACAAGCTAATCGTCCCACTATCCGGTTTTAGCATGGTGGCTAAATGGTTTAGAAGCGTGCTTTTACCGCTCCCGCTCACGCCTAAAATCGCCAAGCTTTCTTTGGGCTTGATGCGTAAATTCACGCCGTTATAAAGAGGCTTTTCAAAAGCATGAGAAATATTAATCGCTTTAATCATTATCGTTTCCTAAAAAGAATATCACCCAATAAACTAGGGTTTAGAATGTAAGAAGTTGAAAAGTTCGCGCTGTGCAAGATGATTTTATCATAACGCCTTGCATAGTATTTTAAAAGCGTTTTTTGTAAGGTGGGTTCAATGCTTGGGCTAAACCATGCGTTATTGCTCATCACTATAAAAATTTTTGAAGGGCTGTTTGAATAAGCGGGTTTGGAAGTGCCTTCATAGCAAATCAGGGGGCGAAAAGTAAAATCGTCTAATGTGAAATCGCTGAAATTGGAAGCGTTGCGGTATAAATAAGCGCTCTCGCCAAAAAAGAGCTTTTCAAGGGGTTTTTGAAGAAACTTGGGTAAAGGCATGGTTTCGCCAAAGGGGGCTAAAACCACTTTATCAGCGATCTGAACGCTTTCTTTAGAAAATAAAAACGAGCTGTTATAAAGGTTATAGCCTTGAGTGCGCAATGTCCCTATTAAAATAGCAATATTACCGCTTAAATCTTCTAGTTTAGCTTTAAAGGGGGAGTTTTCTAAAGCGATGGGGTAGGCGGTCTCTGGAAAAACAATCAAGGTTTTTTGCTTGCTTTGAGCGAGCTTGATTTCTTTAAGAATGTTGTTTTCAATATCGTTAAGGTAGTTTGAGTCAAATTTCACATCTTGGGGCGTTTTTGTAGAGACTAGTTCAATATTTCCAACCTTTTTTAAATCGCTTGTTTTAAAACCATTAAAATCCAACGCGCCAAGCAACAATAAAACCCCTATGATCCTATATTTTTTAAGATTTTGAGCACTCAAAAAAATGCAAGCTAAAAAAACAAGCCCTAGCGATAATTTATCCACTCTAAACACGCTATAAGAAAAAAAGCTATCCGGGACTAACCAATCAAATCCAAAAGGGTGGATAAAACTAGAGCCTAAAAAACTCAAAAGCCTGAAATAGGGGTTTTCAAAATAGAGCAACAAATAAAATAAAACCCCATAAACTAACGCTATTAAGATAATGATTAAGGGCAATAAATAAGTGAAATCCGAGTAGCGAAAGCTTAAAGCGCACCAATAAAACAATAACGCTCCCACAAAAAACCCCAAAGCAAAAGCGCTATTTCTAGGGGTTTTTAAAAACGCCAGCATGCTTAAAGGGGCTAATAGGCTTGTGAGTGTGATAGAAATATAGGGGTTTTCAATTGCATAAGCGTCCAAAACAGCGTTCACATACACGCTTGAAACAAACATGCACGCCAATAACAAAGCGTTTTGATTGAACAAAATAAGACGCATGGCTAAATTTTGAAACCTTGAGATTGTTTTAGTGTATTATAGCTATATTTTAATTTAAGAATTTTAGATTGATTTTTTTAAGGGTAGTTTTTTTTAAGTTGTGTTATTATTTTCAAATTTCAAGTGAGCGTGGATTGATAGCGTTAAAAATTATAGGCGTTTTTGGGGCGTTTTTGAGCGCTCACTATCTTTATGCGAGATATATGAGAGAAAGGTTTGGGTTTAGGGTGAATTATATTGATTTGGCGTTACTTGTGGTGGTGGTAGCCTTTGGGATTAGGGGATTTTATCATGGCTTTGTGAGTGAAGTGGCGGGGATTTTAGGGATTGTGCTTGGCGTGTATTTAGCGTCTCGCTACTCTGTGGCTGTTGGGCATTTATTTTCACAACATTTGTATGATCTAAAGAATGAGACCATGATGAATCTTGTTGGTTTCTTGCTAGTGTTAGCGTCTATTTGGGTGTTTTTTTTAGCTTTTGGAGTGTTGCTAGGCAAGGTGTTAGTCTTTAGTGGGTTAGGCATTATAGACAAAGCGTTGGGGTTTATTTTTTCATGTTTAAAGACTTTTTTAGTGCTTTCTTTTATCCTTTATGCGCTCTCTAAAATGGAAGTGATGAAAGACGCTAACGCCTATTTGCAAGAAAAAAGCGCTTTTTTTTCTACCATGAAAAGCGTTGCCAGTAAGATCATGCGCCTTGATGGCGTCAAACATGTGGAGCAAAACCTTAAAGACAACCTTGAAGAAATGAGCGATGAAGTCAAAAATAAAGAATCTTTTAATAAAAATAAAGAGTCTTTTAATAAAGCGATGGATAAGGGCGTGGAATCTTTAAAAGAAAAGGCTAAAGATTTGCCTAAAAACATGCTAGATCCAAAAGCTAACCAAACCCCACCAAACCCCACCCCATCTAATAAAGAACCCCTATAAAGGCATCACATGTTTTCTAACCAATACATCCAACAACGCATCCATAAAGCCAATAGCTTGAGAGAAGAAGGGAAAAACCCTTATCAAAATGGCTTGAAACGAAGCCTCACCAACGCCGCTTTTTTAGAAAAATACGCTTATGTTAAGGATTTAGAAGAGCCTAAAGACAAAGAAAAATGCGAGAGTATTGTAGGGAGGGTCAAGCTTTTGCGTTTAATGGGTAAGGCTTGTTTTATTAAAATTGAAGATGAAAGCGCGATTTTGCAAGCCTATGTTTCGCAAAATGAATTGAATGATGAATTTAAAAGCCTGAAAAAGCATTTAGAAGTGGGCGATATTGTGTTGGTGAAAGGTTTCCCTTTTGCTACCAAAACCGGTGAATTAAGCGTTCATGCCCTAGAATTTCATATTTTAAGCAAAACCATTGTGCCTTTGCCTGAAAAGTTTCATGGATTAAGCGATATAGAATTGCGTTACCGCCAGCGCTACTTGGATTTGATCGTCAATCCTAGCGTTAAAGATGTGTTTAAAAAGCGCAGTTTGATTGTTTCTAGCGTGCGGAAATTCTTTGAAATGGAAGGGTTTTTAGAAGTGGAAACCCCCATGATGCACCCCATTCCTGGCGGGGCGAACGCAAGGCCTTTTATCACTTACCATAACGCTTTGGAGGTGGAGAGGTATTTAAGAATCGCCCCAGAATTATACCTCAAACGCTTGATTGTGGGGGGGTTTGAAGCGGTGTTTGAAATCAATCGTAATTTCAGAAATGAGGGCATGGATCACAGCCATAACCCTGAATTCACGATGATTGAGTTTTATTGGGCGTATCACACTTATGAAGATTTGATTGAACTCAGTAAGAGGCTGTTTGACTACTTGCTAAAGACTTTAAATTT contains:
- the lysS gene encoding lysine--tRNA ligase, whose product is MFSNQYIQQRIHKANSLREEGKNPYQNGLKRSLTNAAFLEKYAYVKDLEEPKDKEKCESIVGRVKLLRLMGKACFIKIEDESAILQAYVSQNELNDEFKSLKKHLEVGDIVLVKGFPFATKTGELSVHALEFHILSKTIVPLPEKFHGLSDIELRYRQRYLDLIVNPSVKDVFKKRSLIVSSVRKFFEMEGFLEVETPMMHPIPGGANARPFITYHNALEVERYLRIAPELYLKRLIVGGFEAVFEINRNFRNEGMDHSHNPEFTMIEFYWAYHTYEDLIELSKRLFDYLLKTLNLDSKIIYNDMEVDFNQTSVISYLDALETIGGISRGILEKEDRLLAYLLEQGVKVEPNLTYGKLLAEAFDHFVEHQLINPTFVTQYPIEISPLARRNDSNPNIADRFELFIAGKEIANGFSELNDPLDQLERFKNQVAEKEKGDEEAQYMDEDYVWALAHGMPPTAGQGIGIDRLVMLFTGSKSIKDVILFPAMRPVKNDFNVESEE
- a CDS encoding CvpA family protein; amino-acid sequence: MNYIDLALLVVVVAFGIRGFYHGFVSEVAGILGIVLGVYLASRYSVAVGHLFSQHLYDLKNETMMNLVGFLLVLASIWVFFLAFGVLLGKVLVFSGLGIIDKALGFIFSCLKTFLVLSFILYALSKMEVMKDANAYLQEKSAFFSTMKSVASKIMRLDGVKHVEQNLKDNLEEMSDEVKNKESFNKNKESFNKAMDKGVESLKEKAKDLPKNMLDPKANQTPPNPTPSNKEPL
- the pseI gene encoding pseudaminic acid synthase, with amino-acid sequence MLQRPKIVAELSANHNQDLNLAKESLHAIKESGADFVKLQTYTPSCMTLNSKEDPFIIQGTLWDKENLYELYQKASTPLEWHAELFELARKLDLGIFSSPFSSKALELLESLNCPMYKIASFEIVDLDLIEKAARTQKPIILSSGIATHTELQDAISLCRGVNNFDITLLKCVSAYPSQIEDANLLSMVKLGETFGVKFGLSDHTIGSLCPILATTLGASMIEKHFILNKSLQTPDSAFSMDFNGFKSMVEAIKQSVLALGEKEPKINPKTLEERRFFMRSLFVIKDIQKGEALTENNIKALRPNLGLHPKFYKEILGQKASKFLKANTPLSVDDIERSL
- a CDS encoding apolipoprotein N-acyltransferase, whose product is MRLILFNQNALLLACMFVSSVYVNAVLDAYAIENPYISITLTSLLAPLSMLAFLKTPRNSAFALGFFVGALLFYWCALSFRYSDFTYLLPLIIILIALVYGVLFYLLLYFENPYFRLLSFLGSSFIHPFGFDWLVPDSFFSYSVFRVDKLSLGLVFLACIFLSAQNLKKYRIIGVLLLLGALDFNGFKTSDLKKVGNIELVSTKTPQDVKFDSNYLNDIENNILKEIKLAQSKQKTLIVFPETAYPIALENSPFKAKLEDLSGNIAILIGTLRTQGYNLYNSSFLFSKESVQIADKVVLAPFGETMPLPKFLQKPLEKLFFGESAYLYRNASNFSDFTLDDFTFRPLICYEGTSKPAYSNSPSKIFIVMSNNAWFSPSIEPTLQKTLLKYYARRYDKIILHSANFSTSYILNPSLLGDILFRKR
- a CDS encoding ABC transporter ATP-binding protein; its protein translation is MIKAINISHAFEKPLYNGVNLRIKPKESLAILGVSGSGKSTLLNHLATMLKPDSGTISLLEHQDIYALNSKKLLELRRLKVGIIFQSHYLFKGFSALENLQVASILAKQEINHSLLEQLGIAHTLKQGVGELSGGQQQRLSIARVLSKKPKIIIADEPTGNLDTTSANQVISMLQNYITEKEGALVLATHDEHLAFTCSQVYRLEKEVLIKEK